The Streptococcus sp. oral taxon 431 nucleotide sequence TTTCATGAAAATCTCCATGGTTTCGGTAGCTAAAGAGGTAGAGTTTAAGGGATTTTGACTCAACACAGAGCTTGTCAGGAATGTAGGAAATATAAATAGTCGCAAAGTCTGGTTGAGCGGTAATAGGGCAAAGCGAGGTGAATTCAGGGCAGTTGAATTTGATAAAATAATCATTTTCCACATGACGATTGTCAAAGGACTCGAGGACTTCGGGTTGATACTCGAAAATGTAGTTGGTTTCTTTATTGCCCAGTAGGCTTAGGTTTTTCATTTCTTCTTGTTGTGACATGTTTTTTTCTTTCTAATCTTAAACACCGCGTTGGTTATCGTAGAGGAGGGTATGGAGTTGAGGAAGGACGCGGACATTGCCCCAGCTATCATCAGCAGCGACGCGTTCCCATAGCTCTTTGAGGCGGTCCAGTTGGTCTTGGACAATATTGCCTGTAGCCTTGGGCTCAGGATTTCCCGCCGATAAGAAGAGGACATCTGGTTGGTAGCGTTCTTGAATGCCTTTGGCAAAGGCTAGATCTGCATCATCAAAGACAGGGATTTTAAAGGTTACTTTGTCTGGGTCTAGTTGGGAAACGATAAAGTCCAAGGTTTCAAAGTTGACTTCCATCTTGGAGGAAGGAGGCTTAGGACTCAGAGTGACTTGGTCGATATCTTTCAACCAATTTTGCCAGCGGGATCCCTGGGTCTCAACAGCCAGAGTGACCCCACGTTCCTTGAGTTTGGTGACCAGTTGAGCCATATTGGCTGCTAGGATAGCAGGATTTCCCCCAGATAGGGTGACATAGTCGTAGCTTCCTAGTTTATCTAACTCAGCGATTACTTCATCAGCTGTCATGCGAGTTGGTTTTTCAGAACCATCCCAAGTAAAGGCAGAGTCGCACCAGTCGCAGTGGTAGTCGCAACCAGCAGTGCGGACAAACATGGTTTTCTGGCCAATAGCACGACCTTCACCTTGAAAGGTAGGCCCAAAAATTTCTAGAACTGGTAGTTTGAGGACACGTTCCTTAGTCATCTAACCACTCCCGTCTAAACTCTGCAAAGGCAGTCGGAGTTTCATAGAGGCGAACATATTCCAAACGGAGACCGCGCTCGTCTGGCAACTCTTGGCTCATGGTTTGGAAAATCCAGTAAACCATATTTTCAGCAGTCGTATTCATGTAGGGCAGGGTTTCATTGAGATAGCGATGATCTAGGTGGGGCTCTAAGTAGTCCTTGTAGATAGCTTTGATGTCTCCGAAATCGTAGGTCATGCCACGTTCATCTAAAAATCCACTGACAGCGATTTGCAGATGATAGGTATGACCGTGCAGGGATTTGCATTTTCCTTCATAGTGAAAGAGGTGGTGGGCAGCATCAAAGGTAAATTCTTTTGAGACTAAGGTTCTGTGAGGATTGTAGACAAGAGATTCCCCAGTTTCTTGTTTGATTTCTTTGGGGGCAAAAAACATCAGGCCTCTCCTTTCTGAGAGAGATAAACCTCTAAACCATGTTGGCGTAGATGGCAGGCAGGACAATCTCCACAACCAGTACCAATAATCCCGTTGTAGCAGGTCAAGGTCTTCTCACGAACGTAGTCAAAGGCACCGAGTTGGTCAGCCAATTCCCAAGTTTCAGCCTTGTCTAGCCACATGAGAGGCGTTTGGATTACAAAGTCGTAATCCATGGCAAGGTTGAGCGTCACATTGAGTGATTTGACAAAGACATCCCGACAGTCAGGATAGCCTGAGAAGTCTGTTTCGCACACTCCTGTCACGATATCCGCAATTTCACGCTGCTTGGCAAGAACTGCAGCAAAGGACAGAAAGAGGTGATTGCGACCGTCAACGAAGGTATTAGGCACCTCTCCTTCTTTTTGCTCAATTTCTAGATCTGAAGTCAAGGCATTTTCAGTAATTTGTCCTAGTAGAGACATATCTAGGATATGATGACGAATTCCTTGTTCCTCAGCGATTTCTTTAGCCACTTGAATTTCGAGATGGTGACGTTGGCCATAGGCAAAGGTAACGACTTCGACCTTTTCATAGTGTTGCTTGGCCCAGAAAAGGCAGGTTGTTGAATCTTGACCGCCACTAAAGACGACCAAGGCTGATTGACGTTTCATAGTACTCCTTCCAAAATGGGAAATGTTCAGAGCACGCAAAAAGCTCCCTAGAGGGAGCTAAAAAATACCAAGTAGAGGTTTTTTTTAGCGATGGCATGTCCCAAACATCGTGATATTCTAGTTACAGTCTAGCATATTTTTTGAAAAATGGCAAAGGACAAGAAAAAAGAGACCAAATGAATGCACTTGGTCTCTAGTATGATTAACTCAATTCAGCAACGATAGCTTTGATTTGTTCTGATGTATGAACACCAGCAACTTGTTTAACCACTTGTCCATCTTTTTTGAAAAGAAGAGTAGGGATAGACATGATACCGAATGAACGAGCTGTGTTTGGGTTTTCATCAACGTCCATTTTAACGATCTTCAAGACATCTTCTGAAAGTTCTTCAGACAATTTATCCAAGATTGGACTTTGCATACGACATGGACCACACCAAGTTGCCCAGAAGTCAACCAAGACCAATCCGTCTTTAGTTTCTTGTTCAAATGTTGCGTCTGTAATTGCTTTTGCCATAGTATTTCTCCTTTTTAGTTATATTGGCTTAAATCTTGTTTCATGAGATAGAAGAAAACATCTCCGTAAGTCCCATGGTAGTCCAAATCATGCCCCTTGTAGGTTACTTTTTGGACAGGGTAGTAGTCTGCGACACCAATCAGGCAGGCTTGTTGAGAACGTTCAAATTCTTCGTATGACTCAAAGGTCATGGTTCTCTCTTGCTTGCTGGCATCAAGATAGGTGATTTCAATCATAGGATTCTCCTTTGCTAAATCATGTTTTCATTTTACTCCTTGAAAAAAAGAATGTCAAGAAAAATGATTGCGCACGCAAGTTTTTTAAAAAATATGTTAGGCTAACCAATTAGCTTTTGTCTCTAAGCTCTCTTCGACAGCTGTTTGTAAATAAGCCAAGGTAGTCTGTCCTTCGCTTGTCAGGCAGATAAAACTAGCTCGTTTGTCCTGGTCGCAGCATCTCCGACTAAGTAAGCCGCAGTTTTTTGCTTCTAAGCGAGCCACCATCCGTGAAACAGCACTAGGGCTCAGGTGGAGCTTGTCTGGCAAGTCGATTTGTCGTAGGGATTTGCCTTCAGCTTGATTTAGAAAGTGCAAGAGGTAAAATTCCTTGAGTGTCAAGGTTTGTTCACTCTGCTCAGCGATGGTCTCTTCTAAAATAGCTTCTAGCTCTACTTGTCTACGGTTGAAGTCAAACCATTTTTCTAAGTAAGTCATGTCCATCTCCTTTCCCTCTATAATAGTGTAATCATACTAGTGCATCTATGATGCTTGCGCACGCAATTAGTATACACCTTTTTGGATTGGATAGCAAGAAGGATGTTTCTTTTATATTTCCTTGAAATTTTCTGAAAAAAGAGTAAACTGGTATGCAGAAAGTCTATTTGTGGAGTTTACAATGAAGTTATATGTTCAGTTAATGATTCTCTTTGTGATTTCTTTAATCGGTGAAGGAATCTCCAGTTTTTTTCATTTGCCCATCCCTGGAAGTATCATCGGCTTGATTATTCTTTTTCTAGCCTTGCAGTTCAAATGGCTGCGTATTCGCCATGTCAACATGGTTGGAAATTTTCTCCTAGCTAACATGACCATTCTCTTTCTACCTCCTGCGGTTGGAATTATGGAAAAATTTGATGTGATTGCTCCCTATCTTCTGCCGATTGTCTTGATTGTCTTTTTTGCAGCAGTGATTAATATCATCTTGATTGCGCTTGTGGTTCAATTTATCAAAAAACGCTATGAAGGTGACTATGAAGAAAGAGGTGCCAAATGAGCGAATTTGTATCTAATCCCCTATTTGGGATTGCTTTATCAATCTTAGCCTATCTTGGGGGAATGATGATTTTCAGACGCTATCCTCATCCCTTAACGACTCCCTTGCTGCTGTCAGCTATTTTTATTATCATCTTTCTAAAGGTAACTGGCATTTCCTACCAAGATTACTACCAAGGTGGGGTTTATCTTAATAACTTGATTGTTCCTTCAACAGTGGCTCTAGGAATTCCCCTTTATAAGAGTTTCCACTTGATGAAGCATCATGTCAGAAGTATCTTGCTGGGGTGCTTCCTAGCTGTCATCGTCAATACCTCTTTTACAGCCTTAGTCGCAAAAATCTTTGGCATGGACTTTTTCCTAGCCATTTCCCTCTTTCCTAAGTCAGTAACGACCGCTATGGCAGTAGGGATTACAGAAAAGTTGCAGGGCTTGACTACCGTGACCCTAGTAGTTGTAGTAGCGACGGGGATTTTGACCAGCGTGATCGGCCCAACACTTCTAAAGTGGCTAAAAATAGACGATCCAGTAGCGGCTGGACTAGCCCTGGGTGGAACAGGTCACGCAGTTGGAACTGGAACGGCCTTTCGCTATGGACCAGTTGCAGGTGCTATGGGAGGACTAGCCATCGGTGTTACAGGTATTCTCTACGTATTTGTCAGTCCGATCGTAGCCAATTTGATTTTAAGTTAACGCAAAAACCCAGCTCTAGTAGCTGGGCATTTTTTATTGCAAATTAACTTTATTTTTCAAGATATAGTAAGTACCGAGGTAGAATCCAGCAATTAGGATTAAATCTGTAAAGATTTCAAATGTAAGCATCATATTGAAATTAGTATCTATGCGAAGGTTGAGACCGACAAAACCGAGCACGATCTGGATAACAATATAGGCTAAAACGGCAAGAGCTGTACGGTATTCATTAAAGAGTTGTCCGATAGAGATTGCCAAGTAGATGCAAAGGATTCCTGAAACTGTGCTGAGGATATATGAAATCAGAGATAAGCCGATACTGTCTAGGTACTGTTGGAACAAGTCTTTAAAAGTAAGCAAATCAATGAAATTAGGCTCAATGATCACAAGAATGATATAAATGCTCAGAACCAAGACTGCTGAACTGATGAGAGACCAAATGAAGGCCCCCAAGAGTTTGGCTAAGATAATCTGGTGTTCGGAAACTGGCAAGGTCAAAGTGAGATAACCTTGTCGGTCATAGACACTGCCTTTGAAGCGACGGATGATCAAAATCAAAGTTGAAATACTCAAGGTAATGATTAGTCCGCCAAAAACCAGACCTAGAAATACTAACATAATCATTTGTTGATCAGGTGTATCGATGGATTTTAGGGAACTAGCTTGAACCCCGATAAGAGCAGAAAGAGCCAACACAGCACCATAGAGGGCTAAATACCATTTGTTAACATTTTTAAATTCATAACGAACTAAATTCCAAAACATAATAATCTCCTTTAACTAGGCTTTGAACTCATGACGGAAGAGCTGGTCAATAGACTCTCCAGACTCATAGCGAATATCATCAACATTTCCTTGACGGACGACTTTTCCATCCTTTAGGAAGATAATCTCATCCAAGATTGGTTCAATGTCTGAAATCAAGTGGGTTGAAATCAAGACAGTTGAAGTTGGAGAGTAGTTGTTGATGATGGTGTTCAAGATATAGTCACGAGCTGCGGGGTCGACACCCCCGATTGGTTCATCAAGCACATATAGACGAGCATCGCGACTCATGACAAGGATCAACTGAACCTTTTCTTTGTTCCCTTTTGAGAGTTTCTTGAAACGGCTATTTTCATCGATGCCAAGGTCACGAAGAAGACCTTGAGCACGTTCCAGATTAAAATCTTGGTAGAAGGTCTTGAAATAAGTGAGAGCTTCCTTGACCTTCATTTGCTCGTTTAGATAGGTCGTATCAGGCAGATAAGAAACAATCGCTTTAGTTGCTGGGCTTGGTTCCATGCCATTGATAAGGATACGCCCTTCCTCTGGCTGTAGCAAGCCGTTGATTAGTTTAATCAAGGTTGTCTTTCCAGAACCGTTTGGGCCAAGGAGACCAACGATTTTTCCAGCTGGAATTTCAAGGGAAACATTTGTAAGAGCAGGGCTTGCTCCATAGGATTTTGACACATTTTCTAATGCTAACAAGGTCATAGTTTAAACTCCTTCAATATAATCTCTCAAAACAGTCGGTAGTTCTTCTTTTTCATAACCAAATTCTACCATGCCTGTTACAAACTGTTGCAGCTGTTCTTCTGACAGTTGCTTACGGGATTGGAGGATCAAGTCCAAATCCTCTGTGACAAAGCGTCCTGACGTCCGCTTGGTATAAACGAAGCCTTCTCTCTCCAAGTCCGATAGGGCACGCTGGATGGTGTTGGGATTAACCCCTGCCTCGCTAGCTAATTCTCTAACGGTTGGAAGCTGTTGATTGGGCTCGAGTTTATGGGAAATAATCTGCAATTTGATTTTCTCCATAATCTGCAAATAAATGGGTTTATTGTTATCAAATGTCCAAGACATCACGATCTCCTTTCTAATTACCTTTGTGTTAATTCAATAATACAACAAAACAAAAAACTTGTCAAGCCAAAAGGAGAATTATTTTGGGAATCTCTTAAAAAATGGTATAATGAAAAGAAAACGACAAGGAGGGAAAGGCATGCGTTGTCCAAAATGTGGCGCTACAAAATCAAGTGTGATCGATAGTCGCCAGGCTGAAGAAGGAAATACAATCAGAAGAAGACGTGAGTGTGAAGAGTGCCAGCATCGTTTTACAACCTATGAACGTGTTGAAGAGAGAACGCTGGTTGTGGTCAAAAAAGATGGTACACGGGAACAATTTTCAAGAGATAAAATCTTTAACGGGATTATTCGCTCAGCCCAGAAACGTCCAGTGTCTAGTGATGAGATTGGCATGGTGGTCAATCGCATCGAACAAAAACTCCGTAGTCGCAATGAAAATGAAATTCAGAGTGAGGTTATTGGTTCCTTGGTTATGGAAGAGTTGGCAGAGCTAGATGAGATTACTTATGTCCGTTTTGCCAGTGTTTACCGTAGTTTTAAGGATGTGAGTGAGCTTGAAAGCCTACTCCAGCAGATTACACAATCCTCTAAAAAGAAAAAGGAAAAATAAATGAAGCCAAATGACCGTTTTTCTTTTGTAAAGAATAATCGGGTGTCGCAAGATACCTCATCAATGGTGCAGTGCTACCTCCCGATTATCGGTCAGGAGGCGCTGAGCCTCTATCTTTATGCTGTGATTTTTTGGGATGATGGTCAAAAGGAGCATCTCTTTGCAGCCATGCTCAATCATTTGAATTTTGGGATGGATAGTCTTTTAAAGGCTTTTAAAACTCTGACAGCCATGAAATTGGTGACCCTCTATCAACAGGGGGAGTCTTATAACTTGTTACTTCATTCTCCCCTATCGACTCAAGAATTTTTACAACATACAGTTTATCGGACCTTGTTAGAAAAAATGATTGGGGATAGTGCGGTTGCAGCCATGAGACAGGAAAGTGTTGAAGGGGAACCTATCTCGGTGGCCTTGAGTCAAATCTTCCCTCAGTTATCCGAGTCTGCTAGTCAAGAAACCTCTAGCAGTCAGCCTCTAGCAGATGATTTTGATTTGGAGCATTTTCGTCAGCTCATGGCCCGTGATGGTCTTCGTTTTCAAGATGAGACTTCGGATGTTTTGGCCTTGTTTGCAATAGCAGACGAGCAGAGGTGGACTTGGTTTGAAACTTATCAAGTAGCCAAAGCGACAGCAATGTCGCAAGTGATTTCTGTCAAACGCATCCGTGAAAAGATAGCGCAAAAGCCTGTGACTTCTGACTTTAGTCCCAAGGAGGCAACCATTATCCGAGAGGCTAAGAGAAAGACAGCCTTGCAGTTCCTTGCTGAGATTAAGCAGACCCGCAAGGGAAGTATTACTCAGACTGAACGGGACCTGCTCCAGCAGATGGCTGCCTTGGGCTTGCTGGATGAAGTGATTAATGTTATCTTGCTCCTGACCTTTAATAAGGTTGATTCGGCCAATATCAATGAAAAATACGCCATGAAGGTAGCTAATGACTACGCCTATCAAAATATCCGTAGTGCTGAGGAGGCTGTCCTCCGAATTCGTGAACGTGGCCAAAAAGCAAAAACGCAAAAGCAGAATCAGACTGCCCCAGCAAAAACCAATGTGCCTAAATGGAGCAATCCTGAATATAAGAATGAAACTAGCGAAGAAACTCGCTTAGAACTAGAACGTAAGAAAAAAGAAATGTTAGCTCGATTAGAAAAAGGAGGAGACTAGATGGAAAGTGTCGGAGACGTGCTCAAGCGTCAACCAAGCCGATTTCAGTATCAGGATTTAGTCCAGCAAATTGTGAAGGACCCTGATGTTGCAGCCTTTATCCAGAAAGAATCACTCAGTCAGGAGGAGTTAAACCGTAGTATTTCCAAGTTTAACCAATACATCACTGAGAGAGATAAGTTCCTCCGAGGAGATACAGACTATATCGCGCGTGGCTACAAACCTATCCTAGTCATGAACCATGGCTATGCAGATGTCTCTTATGAAGAGACTCCAGAGCTAATTGCAGCAGAAAAAGAAGCGGCGATTAAAAACCGTCTCAAGCTAATCAATCTTCCAGCTAGTCTCAAGAAGGCTAGTTTAGCTCAAGTAGACTTGGATGATTTGGGGCGCTTGCCAGTTTTTGAAAAGCTCCTAGCCTTTGTGGAGCAATATCCAGCTATTCGAAAAGGTCTCTACTTATATGGAGACTTTGGTGTGGGTAAAAGTTTCATGGTGGCTGCCCTAGCCCATGATTTGTCAGAAAAACGTGGTGTTTCATCAACGCTCCTCCACTATCCGAGCTTTGTCATCGATGTCAAAAATGCCATCGGTGATGGCAATGTCAAGACCTTGGTGGATGAGATTAAGCTTGCTGAAGTCTTGATTTTGGATGATATTGGTGCTGAGCAATCAACAGCTTGGGTGCGTGACGAGATCCTGCAGGTCATTCTCCAATATCGTATGCAGGAAGATTTGCCAACCTTTTTTACCTCCAACTTCAACTTTGAAGATTTGGAGAAGCATTTCGCTAAAGGGAAAAACGGAAATGACGAAACCTGGGAAGCTAGACGCGTCATGGAACGCATTCGTTATTTAGCAGAGGAAACAAGACTTGAAGGAGAAAATCGCCGATGACAGAAACAATCAAAGTAATGAAAGCTCACACTTCCGTGCGCAGATTTAAGGAGCAAGAGATTCCCCAAGCAGACTTAAATGAGATTTTGACAGCTGCCCAAATGGCTTCTTCTTGGAAAAATTTCCAATCCTACTCGGTCATTCTTGTCAGAAGTCAAGAAAAGAAGGACGCCTTATTTGAGCTAGTTCCTCAGGAAGCGATTCGCCAGTCTGCAGCATTTTTACTTTTTGTTGGTGATCTAAACCGTGCAGAAAAAGGGGCTCGTCTTCATACGGATGTTTTCCAACCTCAAGGGGTGGAAGGACTCCTCATCACTTCAGTAGATGCGGCTTTGGCTGGACAAAATGCCTTGCTTGCGGCAGAAAGCTTAGGCTATGGTGGAGTGATTATCGGTTTGGTGCGTTACAAGTCTGTTGAGTTAGCAGAATTGTTCAAGCTTCCTGACTATACCTATCCAGTCTTTGGGATTGCACTCGGTGTGCCAAATCAACAGCATGATGTAAAACCAAGACTGCCCCTAGAGAATGTTGTCTTTGAGGAAGAATACCAAGAACAGTCAACTGAGGCAATTAAAGCCTATGACCGTGTACAGACTGAATATGCAGGTGCGCGTGCGACTACCACTT carries:
- the queF gene encoding preQ(1) synthase; translated protein: MSQQEEMKNLSLLGNKETNYIFEYQPEVLESFDNRHVENDYFIKFNCPEFTSLCPITAQPDFATIYISYIPDKLCVESKSLKLYLFSYRNHGDFHENCINTIGKDLVNLLDPRYLEVWGKFTPRGGISIDPYYNYGRPGTKYEGLAEQRLFQHDLYPEKIDNR
- the queE gene encoding 7-carboxy-7-deazaguanine synthase QueE, whose translation is MTKERVLKLPVLEIFGPTFQGEGRAIGQKTMFVRTAGCDYHCDWCDSAFTWDGSEKPTRMTADEVIAELDKLGSYDYVTLSGGNPAILAANMAQLVTKLKERGVTLAVETQGSRWQNWLKDIDQVTLSPKPPSSKMEVNFETLDFIVSQLDPDKVTFKIPVFDDADLAFAKGIQERYQPDVLFLSAGNPEPKATGNIVQDQLDRLKELWERVAADDSWGNVRVLPQLHTLLYDNQRGV
- the queD gene encoding 6-carboxytetrahydropterin synthase QueD; its protein translation is MFFAPKEIKQETGESLVYNPHRTLVSKEFTFDAAHHLFHYEGKCKSLHGHTYHLQIAVSGFLDERGMTYDFGDIKAIYKDYLEPHLDHRYLNETLPYMNTTAENMVYWIFQTMSQELPDERGLRLEYVRLYETPTAFAEFRREWLDD
- the queC gene encoding 7-cyano-7-deazaguanine synthase QueC; protein product: MKRQSALVVFSGGQDSTTCLFWAKQHYEKVEVVTFAYGQRHHLEIQVAKEIAEEQGIRHHILDMSLLGQITENALTSDLEIEQKEGEVPNTFVDGRNHLFLSFAAVLAKQREIADIVTGVCETDFSGYPDCRDVFVKSLNVTLNLAMDYDFVIQTPLMWLDKAETWELADQLGAFDYVREKTLTCYNGIIGTGCGDCPACHLRQHGLEVYLSQKGEA
- the trxA gene encoding thioredoxin — encoded protein: MAKAITDATFEQETKDGLVLVDFWATWCGPCRMQSPILDKLSEELSEDVLKIVKMDVDENPNTARSFGIMSIPTLLFKKDGQVVKQVAGVHTSEQIKAIVAELS
- a CDS encoding DUF4649 family protein, producing MIEITYLDASKQERTMTFESYEEFERSQQACLIGVADYYPVQKVTYKGHDLDYHGTYGDVFFYLMKQDLSQYN
- a CDS encoding MarR family winged helix-turn-helix transcriptional regulator, giving the protein MTYLEKWFDFNRRQVELEAILEETIAEQSEQTLTLKEFYLLHFLNQAEGKSLRQIDLPDKLHLSPSAVSRMVARLEAKNCGLLSRRCCDQDKRASFICLTSEGQTTLAYLQTAVEESLETKANWLA
- a CDS encoding CidA/LrgA family protein, coding for MKLYVQLMILFVISLIGEGISSFFHLPIPGSIIGLIILFLALQFKWLRIRHVNMVGNFLLANMTILFLPPAVGIMEKFDVIAPYLLPIVLIVFFAAVINIILIALVVQFIKKRYEGDYEERGAK
- a CDS encoding LrgB family protein, whose amino-acid sequence is MSEFVSNPLFGIALSILAYLGGMMIFRRYPHPLTTPLLLSAIFIIIFLKVTGISYQDYYQGGVYLNNLIVPSTVALGIPLYKSFHLMKHHVRSILLGCFLAVIVNTSFTALVAKIFGMDFFLAISLFPKSVTTAMAVGITEKLQGLTTVTLVVVVATGILTSVIGPTLLKWLKIDDPVAAGLALGGTGHAVGTGTAFRYGPVAGAMGGLAIGVTGILYVFVSPIVANLILS
- a CDS encoding ABC transporter ATP-binding protein, which codes for MTLLALENVSKSYGASPALTNVSLEIPAGKIVGLLGPNGSGKTTLIKLINGLLQPEEGRILINGMEPSPATKAIVSYLPDTTYLNEQMKVKEALTYFKTFYQDFNLERAQGLLRDLGIDENSRFKKLSKGNKEKVQLILVMSRDARLYVLDEPIGGVDPAARDYILNTIINNYSPTSTVLISTHLISDIEPILDEIIFLKDGKVVRQGNVDDIRYESGESIDQLFRHEFKA
- a CDS encoding GntR family transcriptional regulator: MSWTFDNNKPIYLQIMEKIKLQIISHKLEPNQQLPTVRELASEAGVNPNTIQRALSDLEREGFVYTKRTSGRFVTEDLDLILQSRKQLSEEQLQQFVTGMVEFGYEKEELPTVLRDYIEGV
- the nrdR gene encoding transcriptional regulator NrdR codes for the protein MRCPKCGATKSSVIDSRQAEEGNTIRRRRECEECQHRFTTYERVEERTLVVVKKDGTREQFSRDKIFNGIIRSAQKRPVSSDEIGMVVNRIEQKLRSRNENEIQSEVIGSLVMEELAELDEITYVRFASVYRSFKDVSELESLLQQITQSSKKKKEK
- a CDS encoding DnaD domain protein; its protein translation is MKPNDRFSFVKNNRVSQDTSSMVQCYLPIIGQEALSLYLYAVIFWDDGQKEHLFAAMLNHLNFGMDSLLKAFKTLTAMKLVTLYQQGESYNLLLHSPLSTQEFLQHTVYRTLLEKMIGDSAVAAMRQESVEGEPISVALSQIFPQLSESASQETSSSQPLADDFDLEHFRQLMARDGLRFQDETSDVLALFAIADEQRWTWFETYQVAKATAMSQVISVKRIREKIAQKPVTSDFSPKEATIIREAKRKTALQFLAEIKQTRKGSITQTERDLLQQMAALGLLDEVINVILLLTFNKVDSANINEKYAMKVANDYAYQNIRSAEEAVLRIRERGQKAKTQKQNQTAPAKTNVPKWSNPEYKNETSEETRLELERKKKEMLARLEKGGD
- the dnaI gene encoding primosomal protein DnaI — encoded protein: MESVGDVLKRQPSRFQYQDLVQQIVKDPDVAAFIQKESLSQEELNRSISKFNQYITERDKFLRGDTDYIARGYKPILVMNHGYADVSYEETPELIAAEKEAAIKNRLKLINLPASLKKASLAQVDLDDLGRLPVFEKLLAFVEQYPAIRKGLYLYGDFGVGKSFMVAALAHDLSEKRGVSSTLLHYPSFVIDVKNAIGDGNVKTLVDEIKLAEVLILDDIGAEQSTAWVRDEILQVILQYRMQEDLPTFFTSNFNFEDLEKHFAKGKNGNDETWEARRVMERIRYLAEETRLEGENRR
- a CDS encoding NADPH-dependent oxidoreductase yields the protein MTETIKVMKAHTSVRRFKEQEIPQADLNEILTAAQMASSWKNFQSYSVILVRSQEKKDALFELVPQEAIRQSAAFLLFVGDLNRAEKGARLHTDVFQPQGVEGLLITSVDAALAGQNALLAAESLGYGGVIIGLVRYKSVELAELFKLPDYTYPVFGIALGVPNQQHDVKPRLPLENVVFEEEYQEQSTEAIKAYDRVQTEYAGARATTTWSQRLAEQFGNPEPSSTRENLEQKKLL